From Micromonospora nigra, one genomic window encodes:
- a CDS encoding N-acetylglutaminylglutamine amidotransferase: protein MCGLAGEFRRDGSRADVAVVERMAATMSDRGPDDSGVWSQGPVALGHRRLKIIDLSAASGQPIVDSAAGLTGVFNGCVYNYRELRAELQAKGHRFFSTGDSEVVVKAYAEWGLDFVDHLVGMFAVAITERDTGRLVLARDRLGIKPLYLAETPGTVRFASTLPALLAGGGVDTTIDSVALAHYLSFHSIVPPPRTILRGVRKLPPATVRVYEPDGRMRERVYWDPSFTRRAEHADWSERDWQDALLGSLTTAVRRRMVADVPVGVLLSGGLDSSLVVALLAGEGQRGLSTFSIGFDAVGGREGDEFVYSDLVAKTFDTDHHQLRVAAQDLVPPLEAAVESMAEPMVSHDCVAFYLLSQEVSKHVKVVQSGQGADEILGGYHWYPPLAGVGREQAVETYAKAFFDRDAAGLARVLNPAWLADGDPAREFVAAHLGRAGADTAVDAGLRLDTQVMLTDDPVKRVDNMTMAHGLEARVPFLDHEFVELAAACPPDLKLAQGGKGVLKEIGRRVLPHEVIDRPKGYFPVPGLTHLEGKLLDRVRDALSAPEARRRDLFRADYVNALLDAPNAELTPLNGNKLWQLGLLEMWLQSHGID, encoded by the coding sequence ATGTGCGGACTGGCTGGGGAGTTCCGACGGGACGGATCGCGGGCCGACGTCGCGGTGGTGGAGCGCATGGCGGCGACCATGAGCGACCGGGGCCCGGACGACAGCGGGGTCTGGTCCCAGGGGCCGGTCGCCCTGGGACATCGCCGCCTGAAGATCATCGACCTGTCGGCGGCCAGCGGCCAGCCGATCGTCGATTCCGCCGCCGGGTTGACCGGCGTCTTCAACGGCTGCGTCTACAACTACCGTGAGCTGCGCGCGGAGTTGCAGGCCAAGGGGCACCGCTTCTTCTCCACAGGCGACAGCGAGGTCGTGGTCAAGGCGTACGCCGAGTGGGGGCTCGACTTCGTCGACCACCTGGTCGGCATGTTCGCCGTCGCGATCACCGAGCGCGACACCGGCCGGCTGGTGCTGGCCCGGGACCGGCTCGGCATCAAGCCGCTCTACCTCGCCGAGACGCCGGGCACGGTCCGCTTCGCCAGCACCCTGCCCGCGCTGCTCGCCGGCGGCGGCGTCGACACCACCATCGATTCGGTGGCGCTGGCCCACTATCTCAGCTTCCACAGCATCGTGCCGCCGCCGCGCACCATCCTGCGCGGGGTGCGCAAGCTGCCCCCGGCCACGGTCCGGGTCTACGAGCCTGACGGCCGGATGCGGGAGCGGGTCTACTGGGATCCGTCGTTCACCCGGCGGGCCGAGCACGCCGACTGGTCGGAGCGGGACTGGCAGGACGCGCTGCTCGGGTCGCTGACCACCGCCGTGCGCCGGCGGATGGTCGCCGACGTGCCGGTGGGCGTGCTGCTCTCCGGAGGCCTGGACTCCAGCCTGGTCGTCGCCCTGCTCGCCGGCGAGGGGCAGCGCGGGCTGTCGACCTTCTCCATCGGTTTCGACGCCGTCGGTGGTCGGGAGGGCGACGAGTTCGTCTACTCCGATCTGGTGGCGAAGACCTTCGACACCGACCACCACCAGCTCCGGGTGGCGGCGCAGGATCTGGTGCCGCCGCTGGAGGCCGCCGTCGAGTCGATGGCCGAGCCGATGGTCAGCCACGACTGCGTGGCCTTCTACCTGCTCAGCCAGGAGGTGTCGAAGCACGTCAAGGTGGTCCAGTCCGGGCAGGGCGCCGACGAGATCCTCGGCGGTTACCACTGGTACCCGCCGCTGGCCGGCGTCGGCCGCGAGCAGGCCGTCGAGACGTACGCGAAGGCGTTCTTCGACCGTGACGCGGCCGGGCTGGCCCGGGTGCTCAACCCCGCCTGGCTGGCCGACGGCGACCCGGCCCGGGAGTTCGTGGCCGCGCACCTGGGCCGCGCCGGCGCGGACACCGCCGTGGACGCGGGCCTGCGGCTCGACACGCAGGTCATGCTCACCGACGACCCGGTGAAGCGGGTCGACAACATGACCATGGCGCACGGGCTGGAGGCCCGGGTGCCGTTCCTCGACCACGAGTTCGTGGAACTGGCCGCCGCCTGCCCGCCGGACCTGAAGCTCGCCCAGGGCGGCAAGGGCGTACTCAAGGAGATCGGTCGCCGGGTGCTGCCGCACGAGGTCATCGACCGACCGAAGGGCTACTTCCCGGTGCCGGGTCTCACCCACCTGGAGGGCAAGCTCCTCGACCGGGTACGCGACGCCCTGTCCGCGCCCGAAGCCCGCCGCCGCGATCTGTTCCGTGCCGACTACGTCAACGCCCTGCTCGACGCCCCGAACGCCGAACTGACCCCGTTGAACGGAAACAAACTGTGGCAACTCGGACTCCTGGAAATGTGGCTCCAGAGCCACGGAATCGACTGA
- the msrA gene encoding peptide-methionine (S)-S-oxide reductase MsrA, whose amino-acid sequence MFLRHMKADMITSDQALPGRPIAMPIGDRHEVLGSSLKGPFPEGSRVAVFGMGCFWGAERLFWGLPGVVTTSVGYAGGYTPNPTYEEVCSGRTGHAEVVQVVYDPTTISYEDLLKVFWENHDPTQGMRQGNDVGTQYRSTIYTTSDEQLATAQASRDAFAPIVARAGKGEITTEIGPLGDYYFAEDHHQQYLAPTKNPNGYCNHGPNGLSCPVGVARTAG is encoded by the coding sequence GTGTTCCTGCGCCACATGAAGGCCGACATGATCACCTCCGACCAGGCGCTGCCCGGCCGTCCGATCGCCATGCCGATCGGTGACCGGCACGAGGTGCTCGGCAGCTCGTTGAAGGGCCCGTTCCCCGAGGGGTCGCGGGTCGCGGTCTTCGGGATGGGCTGCTTCTGGGGTGCCGAGCGGCTGTTCTGGGGCCTGCCGGGCGTGGTCACCACGTCCGTCGGCTACGCGGGCGGCTACACCCCGAACCCCACGTACGAGGAGGTCTGCTCCGGCCGCACCGGGCACGCCGAGGTGGTCCAGGTGGTCTACGACCCGACCACGATCAGCTACGAGGACCTGCTGAAGGTCTTCTGGGAGAACCACGACCCGACCCAGGGCATGCGCCAGGGCAACGACGTGGGCACCCAGTACCGGTCGACGATCTACACCACCAGCGACGAACAGCTCGCCACCGCACAGGCGTCCCGGGACGCGTTCGCACCGATCGTGGCGCGCGCCGGCAAGGGTGAGATCACCACGGAGATCGGGCCGCTGGGTGACTACTACTTCGCCGAGGACCACCACCAGCAGTACCTGGCCCCGACGAAGAACCCGAACGGCTACTGCAACCACGGCCCGAACGGGCTGAGCTGCCCGGTGGGCGTGGCCCGCACCGCCGGCTGA
- a CDS encoding HIT family protein has protein sequence MAGCVFCGIVAGEVPAFRVADEPDGLAFLDTRPVFKGHVLVVPRPHLVTLADLPPEALAGYFGLVRRLAVAVESGLGAGGTFVAMNNKVSQSVPHLHTHVVPRTKGDGLRGFFWPRTRYADDVDAQTHADRIAAVL, from the coding sequence GTGGCGGGGTGTGTGTTCTGCGGGATCGTGGCGGGCGAGGTGCCGGCCTTCCGGGTGGCCGACGAGCCGGACGGGCTGGCGTTCCTGGACACCCGGCCGGTGTTCAAGGGTCACGTGCTGGTGGTGCCGCGCCCTCACCTGGTGACCCTGGCCGACCTGCCACCCGAGGCGCTCGCCGGCTACTTCGGGCTGGTGCGGCGGCTGGCGGTGGCGGTGGAGTCGGGTCTGGGCGCGGGCGGCACGTTCGTGGCGATGAACAACAAGGTGTCCCAGTCGGTGCCGCACCTGCACACCCACGTGGTGCCACGGACGAAGGGCGACGGGCTGCGGGGCTTCTTCTGGCCCCGTACCCGCTACGCCGACGACGTCGACGCGCAGACCCACGCCGACCGCATCGCCGCGGTTCTGTGA
- a CDS encoding cystathionine gamma-synthase, whose protein sequence is MSHGFETLAIHAGQDPEARTGAVIPPIYQTSTYAQDAVGAPRLGYEYSRSGNPTRDALQECLAALEGGPVALAFASGLAAEDALLRTVCAPGDHVVIPDDAYGGTYRLFAKVAERWGLAYTPAKVSDPDAVRAAIRPGSTKIVWLETPTNPLLGIADIATLAGVAHDAGALLVVDNTFASPYLQQPLAHGADVVVHSTTKYIGGHSDVVGGALVAADRNLGEELRYHQNAMGAINGPFDAWLTLRGIKTLGVRMDRHCDNAERIAAYLDGHAKVGQVIYPGLPAHPGHGIAAKQMRRFGGMISFRAAGGEEHAVQICNRAKLFVLAESLGGVESLIEHPGRMTHASAAGSPLEVPGDLVRLSVGIETVDDLLADLEQALG, encoded by the coding sequence ATGAGTCACGGCTTCGAGACGCTCGCCATCCACGCCGGCCAGGACCCGGAGGCCCGCACCGGTGCGGTGATCCCTCCGATCTACCAGACCAGCACGTACGCCCAGGACGCCGTCGGCGCGCCCCGGCTCGGCTACGAGTACAGCCGCTCGGGCAACCCCACCCGGGACGCCCTCCAGGAGTGCCTCGCCGCGCTGGAGGGCGGACCGGTCGCGCTCGCCTTCGCCAGCGGTCTGGCCGCCGAGGACGCCCTGCTGCGTACGGTGTGCGCCCCGGGCGACCACGTGGTGATCCCCGACGACGCGTACGGGGGCACGTACCGGCTGTTCGCGAAGGTCGCCGAGCGCTGGGGGCTCGCGTACACCCCGGCGAAGGTCTCCGACCCCGACGCGGTGCGGGCCGCGATCCGCCCGGGCAGCACGAAGATCGTCTGGCTGGAGACGCCCACCAACCCGCTGCTCGGCATCGCCGACATCGCCACCCTGGCGGGCGTCGCGCACGACGCCGGGGCGCTGCTGGTGGTCGACAACACCTTCGCCTCGCCATACCTGCAGCAGCCGCTGGCGCACGGGGCGGACGTGGTGGTGCACTCCACCACCAAGTACATCGGTGGACACTCCGACGTGGTCGGTGGCGCGTTGGTGGCCGCCGACCGGAACCTCGGCGAGGAACTGCGCTACCACCAGAACGCGATGGGCGCGATCAACGGCCCGTTCGACGCCTGGCTCACCCTGCGCGGCATCAAGACCCTCGGCGTCCGGATGGACCGGCACTGCGACAACGCCGAGCGGATCGCCGCGTACCTGGACGGGCACGCCAAGGTCGGCCAGGTGATCTACCCGGGCCTGCCCGCGCACCCCGGTCACGGGATCGCGGCGAAGCAGATGCGTCGGTTCGGCGGGATGATCTCCTTCCGCGCGGCCGGCGGAGAGGAACACGCCGTGCAGATCTGCAACCGGGCGAAGCTCTTCGTGCTCGCCGAGTCCCTCGGTGGGGTGGAATCCCTGATCGAGCACCCGGGCCGGATGACACACGCAAGTGCTGCCGGCTCGCCGCTTGAAGTTCCCGGCGATCTCGTGCGACTGTCTGTCGGCATCGAGACGGTCGACGACCTGCTCGCCGATCTGGAGCAGGCGCTGGGCTGA
- a CDS encoding amidase: MAVQDIMPTWVGATAKQIARGVRRGDVSATQVVADHLDHVSRADVDLAAFRTVRGGEAVTEAEKVDEQEDLANLPLAGVPVAVKENTPVAGLPTWNGSAAVRTGVAEADHEVVRRLRGAGAVILGVTRMPELGLWGLTDDDTAVTRNPWDTRRTPGGSSGGAAAAVAAGLVPIAHGNDGLGSIRIPAACCGLVGLKPGRGVVPCQLGAEDWFGLTEHGMLTTTVADAAVGFQVLAGRPQAKLVPPQRLRVGVSLRSPVRGVSPDAPNRDAVAAAGRLLAAAGHDTVPADPTYPTALGLQGIATWFAAAAADVRAAGVDPRDLQRRSRRHVALGDWAQRRGYVRQSDRAAWRQRSIDFFADHSVDVLLTPALAGAPPEAVGWSGRSWLANMKANIRYAPYAAPWNIAGLPALVVPVGRRPDGLPLAVQFVGPPGSELLLLGIAGQFEMASPWPRHAPGHPRVGTGWPAKA, from the coding sequence GTGGCCGTGCAGGACATCATGCCGACCTGGGTCGGGGCGACAGCCAAGCAGATCGCCCGGGGCGTACGCCGGGGTGACGTCTCCGCGACCCAGGTCGTCGCCGACCACCTCGACCACGTCTCCCGGGCCGACGTCGACCTCGCCGCGTTCCGCACGGTGCGCGGCGGGGAGGCGGTCACCGAGGCGGAGAAGGTCGACGAGCAGGAGGACCTGGCCAACCTTCCGCTGGCCGGGGTGCCGGTGGCGGTGAAGGAGAACACCCCTGTCGCGGGTCTGCCCACCTGGAACGGTTCGGCGGCGGTGCGTACCGGCGTGGCGGAGGCCGACCACGAGGTGGTCCGGCGGCTGCGCGGCGCCGGCGCGGTCATCCTCGGGGTGACCCGCATGCCGGAGCTGGGCCTGTGGGGCCTCACCGACGACGACACCGCCGTCACCCGCAACCCGTGGGACACCCGGCGCACCCCGGGCGGATCGTCCGGTGGCGCGGCGGCGGCGGTGGCCGCCGGCCTCGTGCCGATCGCGCACGGCAACGACGGGCTCGGATCGATCCGCATCCCCGCGGCCTGCTGCGGCCTGGTCGGGCTCAAACCCGGGCGGGGCGTGGTGCCCTGCCAGCTCGGCGCCGAGGACTGGTTCGGTCTGACCGAGCACGGCATGCTCACCACCACCGTCGCCGACGCGGCCGTGGGCTTCCAGGTGCTCGCCGGCCGGCCCCAGGCAAAGCTGGTGCCGCCGCAGCGGCTGCGGGTCGGCGTCTCCCTGCGCTCCCCGGTGCGCGGCGTGTCGCCGGACGCGCCGAACCGGGACGCGGTGGCCGCCGCCGGACGGCTGCTCGCCGCCGCCGGCCACGACACGGTGCCGGCCGACCCGACCTACCCGACGGCGCTCGGCCTGCAGGGCATCGCCACCTGGTTCGCCGCCGCGGCGGCCGACGTGCGCGCCGCCGGGGTCGACCCGCGCGACCTCCAGCGGCGCAGCCGCCGGCACGTCGCGTTGGGCGACTGGGCGCAGCGGCGTGGGTACGTCCGCCAGTCCGACCGCGCGGCCTGGCGGCAACGGTCGATCGACTTCTTCGCCGACCACTCGGTGGACGTGCTGCTCACCCCGGCGCTGGCCGGCGCGCCGCCGGAGGCCGTCGGCTGGTCCGGCCGGTCCTGGTTGGCGAACATGAAGGCCAACATCCGGTACGCCCCCTACGCCGCGCCCTGGAACATCGCCGGGCTGCCGGCGCTGGTGGTGCCCGTGGGGCGCCGCCCCGACGGGCTTCCGTTGGCCGTGCAGTTCGTCGGGCCGCCCGGTTCGGAGCTGCTGCTGCTCGGCATCGCCGGCCAGTTCGAGATGGCGAGCCCGTGGCCTCGGCACGCCCCCGGTCACCCGCGGGTCGGAACGGGCTGGCCAGCCAAGGCGTGA